From Callithrix jacchus isolate 240 chromosome 15, calJac240_pri, whole genome shotgun sequence, one genomic window encodes:
- the RPL39L gene encoding ribosomal protein eL39-like 2 isoform X1 has protein sequence MPLARQRPQNASCGRRVSETQRRQGPCDQVAAARPEASGRRSDFRSLARRPEGAGPPFSARAPGPCRPGFASWSEKEAVPRPPILFGEKQASLTLWSRKFRLGKVVWG, from the exons ATGCCCCTTGCGCGACAACGGCCTCAGAACGCCAGTTGTGGCCGACGTGTCTCGGAGACGCAGAGACGCCAAGGCCCCTGCGACCAGGTGGCTGCAGCTAGGCCGGAGGCGTCAGGACGACGGAGCGACTTCCGGTCGTTGGCGCGCAGGCCTGAGGGAGCTGGGCCCCCCTTTTCCGCCCGCGCCCCAGGCCCTTGCAGACCGGGATTCGCGTCCTGGAGTGAGAAGGAAGCAGTGCCCAGGCCGCCG attttatttGGAGAAAAGCAAGCATCTTTGACTCTTTGGAGTAGGAAATTCAGACTTGGAAAAG TGGTGTGGGGTTGA
- the RPL39L gene encoding ribosomal protein eL39-like 2 isoform X2, whose amino-acid sequence MSSHKTFSIKRFLAKKQKQNRPIPHWIQMKTGNKIRYNSKRRHWRRTKLGL is encoded by the coding sequence ATGTCTTCTCACAAGACTTTCAGCATTAAGCGATTCCTggccaagaaacaaaagcaaaatcgtCCCATTCCCCACTGGATTCAGATGAAAACTGGTAATAAAATCAGGTACAACTCCAAAAGGAGACATTGGAGAAGAACCAAGCTGGGTCTATAA